A portion of the Chloroflexota bacterium genome contains these proteins:
- a CDS encoding alpha/beta hydrolase, translated as MRRIDQIIVAIIGALAVAALGFVAFTSFPAQPMPHALDALGSDNQVSVAHEPWWIFRPRSKEPTVGLIIYPGALVDARAYAPTARAIASKGYVVVITPMLFNLALFGEERAKQVTPFFPKVRQWALAGHSLGGTAAANYVGKNEGVRGLVLWASYPADNNDLSRRNLIAASIYGTNDTLATPDKILGARTRLPAATKFIAIEGGNHAQFGWYGAQSGDGAATLAREQQQEQIVNATLDVLQQLEHLP; from the coding sequence ATGCGTCGCATTGATCAAATCATCGTCGCGATCATTGGCGCGCTGGCGGTCGCCGCGCTCGGTTTTGTCGCGTTCACGAGTTTCCCCGCGCAACCGATGCCGCACGCGCTCGACGCGCTCGGATCGGATAACCAAGTTTCGGTCGCGCATGAACCCTGGTGGATTTTTCGTCCGCGCAGCAAAGAGCCGACCGTCGGTTTGATCATTTATCCGGGCGCGCTCGTAGATGCGCGCGCGTACGCTCCCACCGCGCGCGCGATCGCGTCAAAGGGGTACGTCGTCGTCATCACGCCGATGCTGTTCAACCTCGCGTTGTTCGGCGAAGAGCGCGCGAAACAAGTCACACCTTTTTTTCCCAAGGTGCGGCAATGGGCGCTCGCCGGGCATTCGCTCGGCGGTACCGCCGCTGCGAATTACGTTGGCAAAAATGAGGGCGTGCGTGGCTTGGTGCTCTGGGCATCTTATCCCGCCGACAACAACGATCTGTCGCGGCGGAATTTGATCGCCGCGTCAATCTATGGAACGAACGATACGCTCGCGACGCCGGACAAAATCCTGGGCGCGCGGACGCGCCTCCCTGCCGCGACGAAATTCATCGCGATTGAAGGCGGCAATCACGCGCAGTTTGGCTGGTACGGCGCGCAGTCTGGCGACGGCGCGGCAACCCTCGCGCGC